DNA sequence from the Sphingomonas sp. genome:
ATAATCGATGTCGATCTGGCTGATCCGCGAACCGTTCGGAAAGGGCGTCAGCACCGCATCGCGGATCTGACGGGAGGCCACTGTCTCCCATGCGATCTTGTGAAGCGCGACCCCCAGCGGAACGGCGAGCGCGATCATCACGGCGGTCAGCACAAATCCCTGCAATTGCGTCTGCTTCGGCGACAGGTGGGCGCCGAAGCCGTAGAGCCGGACGAACAGGGCGATCGTCGCCGCCATCGCGATCAGGTTGGTGAAGAACAGTAAGGCGGCGCCGCCGGCCGCCGTCCAGTTCCAGGTCGCCATGCCGAAGCCGACCACGGCCAACGGCGGCATCAGGGCGATCGCGATGGCAACGCCGACCACGGTGCTCCCCATGCCGCGGATCAGGCCATAGGCGCCGGCCAGCGCGGACAGGATGGCAACGAGCAGATCGAACAGGTTGGGCCTGGTGCGCATCGCGATCTCGGCCGTCACCGTCTGAAGCGGCGACATCATCACGAAGATGGCCGAAAAGAGGATGGCGATGACCGAACCCAGCGCGAGCGCGAAGGCGGCGCGGCGCACCTCGATAAAATCGAACGTCGCGAGGCCGAAGCCGAGCCCGACGATCGGCATCATCAAGGGAGAGATCAGCATGGCGCCGATCAGCACCGCCGAAGACGGCAACAGCAAACCGAGTATCGACATCGCGGCGGAGATCAGGATCATGAAGCAATAGCGCGCGCTCCAGCCGGATTCTTCCGCGACCCGGCGCACCACGTCTTCATGATCGACTTCGGCGATCACCGTTCGTCGCCACCACGCCCAGAGCCGGTTGCTCAGGATTCCGTGCGCTTCGACGGCCATGGGTCACTCCTCACGATGCTCGTCCGGCTTTCCCCCCAAACGAAACGTGCGGCAAGATCAGAAATCCGCGCCGATCGTCAGTGCCGGGCCCGACATGGGGCGCGTATCGCCGGCCAGGCGGAAGCGCCAGTCGGCGGAGAGGCGCAGGTTCGCGCCGGCGACGGGCAAGGGCAGCGAAACTTGCGGCCCGGCATCGAGCCGCGCCGCGCCAGGCTGCGCCGCGCCCCAGGCGCCGCCGCCGATCTCGGCCGGACCGAGCCTCAAGCCGACGCGCACGGCGCCGTCGGCGAACAGATCGCGCGAACGGAGGCCGGCCGCGCCGACCTGGGCATAGGCATCGAGCCGCGCGCCAGCCGGCAGATCGATGCTGCCGCCTCCGTGAATCACCGCCGCGAAGGCGGAGCGACCGCCGTCCAGTTCCTGCCGCCGCTCGACGAGCAGATGAACAGGCAGCCGCGCGACCGGACGCCAATCGAACCCGAAGGCGGCCTCGGCGCCCGGACCGCGCAGCGGCGCGGAGATACGAGCCGACAATGCGAATGGACGGCCTGGATCGCCGTTCAGGCGATAGAGCAGCCGCCCGCCCGCCTGGCTGCCGCCGAGGACGCCCCCCGGAGCGAGCGGCTGTGCGCCGCCATCCCGGCGCACGAGGAGCCAGGCCGATCCGGACCAGCGGCGCGATGCACCCGAGGGCCTGGCAAGCGTTTCGGGCCGACCGGCGCCATGCTCCGGGCCGGGCGGCATCGAGGAGGTTGGCGAAGGGGCGGGCATGGCGGGATGCGGTGCCGGTTCCGCAGGTGGCGGCGCCGGAACCGGCATCGGCACCGGATGCAGCCTCATCCCGCTTGCTCCGTACGCCACTGCTGGGCCGTGCCGCCGCATCCGGGAATCCGGCATCGCGCCCATTCGTGTTGCCAGCCGGGATTGCCGGCCAGCCACAGGCGGCTCCATCGCCGCCGTCATCCTCGTCGATTGCGGAGCGGTACTTTCCGCGACGGGCCAGCCGATCCAGACAGCCGCGCGCAACACCGCCCAACCGCCGATCACCAGCGCGAGAAAGCGCAGCGGCGGCGGCGCGTCCCGCCTCATTCGGCCGGCAGACGCGCCGGAAAGGCATGGGCGGTCTTGCCCCAGGCGGTCGCGCCGGTGCGCCGCCCGGTCAGATAGCGCATGACCGCTCTCCGCGCGGCCAGCATGGCGATGATATTGGCGATGACGACGCGCGGCAGCGCGCGCAGCCCCTCGCGCAAGCCATAGGTGCGCGCGACGAAGCCGAAGCGCATCGCCAGGCGCCAGACGAGCAAGCCGAGATTGATGGTCAGCAAAAGAGTCAGGAAGACCGGAATCGGCTGCATCGCCCGGCCGGCGAACAGCTCCAGCGCATAAAGCGCGCCCCACAGAACGAGCGTGGCATAGGCCGCGAACAGGATCAGCGCCGCCAGCACCGCGCGCCGGTCGCGCAGGCGCATCCAGCGTTCGGCCAGACCGCCGCGCCAGCCGAGCCTGTCCCAGCCGGCCAGCGCGATGCCCATCATCCAGCGCGATTTCTGCGCGACCGCCGCATCCAGCGTGGAGGGGAAATAGCCGCGGGTGGACACGACCGGGCGCCCTCGCCCCGCCGGCAGACGGACGAAGGCCGCCCGGCCGCCCATGATGCGCAGTTTGAGACCGAGTTCGTAATCCTCGGTCAAGCTGGCCGGATCGAAAGGCACGCCATGCGCGGCTGCCAAGCGGTCCAGCGCGGCGCGCGCGATCGCGCAGCCGACCCCCGCCGAGGGGATAGCGGCACCGAGCGCTTCGCGCACCACCAGTTCCTTGCCATGCGATTCGGCGAATTCGTCCGCATAATGGCCGCCGATCCAACGCGATTTGGGATCGATCAATGGCACCACCGGGAGCTGGACGAGATCGAACCGCTCGATCAGCGCATCGAACAGCTTGAGCTCCGCCGAATGGACCACATCCTCGGCATCGTGCAGCACCACCGCCTTGCAGCGCCGGCCCTCCGCCGCTTCGTCGGCCCGCATCGCATCCCACAGCCGGTTGAGGCAATCGGCCTTGCTGGTCGGCCCAGGCGCCGGATTGACGACCAGATGGATGCGATCGCCAACGAACGGCCGGACCGCGGCGATCGTCGCCGGATCGTTGGGATAGCAACCGACATAGAGGCGCCAGTCACCCCCGCCGAACGCGGTGCGCGCGTGGGCGAGCATGTTTGCGATCACGCCCCCCTCGTCCCAGGCGGGCACGAACACCGCGATCCGTCCCGACGCGGCGGGCGGAGCTAGGCTTTCGGCGCAGGTCCTGGGCCAATCGCGACCAAGCAGACGCCGCCGCAACGTCCGGCCGATCCAGATCAGATCGATCGCGATATCGCCAAGTCCAAGAAGAAGGAAGCCAACGGCCGCGAACAAGGCCGATTCGCGCATGACGATCTCGCCAGCGGCAATAAAGCCTTCCAGCATACAGACCGAATCTCCCCCGTTTCGGAGAGGGTTTCATCCATTATGAAAATAACGAGTGCAAGTGGATTCGAGCAATGGTGGAACTGATCTAGAATCCGCCAAGGAACGATGCAACATTGCTTCCAATGGCGTCTATCGCATATCCGCCTTCCATTAAGACAAGGCAATCGGCGTTCATATCCGCGATCTGCTGGCCGATAACCGCATAGTCTTCGGTCTTCAGCCGGAAATGGGAAATGGGATCTCCGGCGAACGTATCGGCGCCATAGGAGCAGATCAGCAGGTCCGGCCCGAAGCGCGCGATACGCTCCAAGGCCGCGCCCAATGCGGGGCGATAAGCGGCGAGATCGGCGCCGCGCGGCAGGGGCAGGTTGAGCGTGGCGCCTGCGCCCGCGCCCGCCCCGGCCTCGTCGGCATGGCCCCAATAATAAGGATAGTCGGTCCGGGGATCGGCGTGGATCGAGACGAACAGCACGTCGCCGCGATCGTAGAAGATGTCCTGTGTGCCGTTGCCGTGATGATAGTCCACGTCGAGGATCGCGACGCACCGGCCGGCGGCGGTCGCGGCCTGGGCGGCGATGGCGGCATTGTTGAGATAGCAATAGCCGCCGAGATAGTCGGCGCCGCAATGATGGCCCGGCGGCCGACACAAAGCGAAGGCGGCGCGCTCCCCGGCCAGCACGGCATCGAGCCCGGTGAGCGCGGTCTGCGCCGACCAATAGGCGCCCTCCCAGGTGCCCTCGGCGATCGGGCTGGAGGCATCGAAGCTGAAGGCGCCGAGCCTGGCGTCGATCCGGGTCAGATCGAGCGGGCGGCGGCGCACCACCGGCCAGGCATAGGCGCCGGCATCGCCCGGTCGCCCCGCCGCGCGCCACTCGTCATGGGCCGACCGCAGGAAAGCCAGATAGGCCGGGTCGTGAACGGCGCGCAGCGGCGCCTCGCCATGATCGACCGCCGGTTCGACCGACGCGAGCGCGGCGAGGATCGCCGAGGCCCGCGCCGGGCTTTCAGCGTAAGGCACGAATGCGCCGTTGTGCAGTTCCTGCGTCGGCGCATGAGCAAGCTGGCGCGCGTCGTAAAAGCAGCGCACTTTGGCCGCCTATTTTCCCGCCCTGCGCGCCTGTATCGCCAGCAGCGTCATCGAAGCCCCGATGGCGAGGCCGGCATAGGTCTTGATCGTCGCGGCGCCGTCGTTCCACACGCTAAGCCCCGCCGCGCCGAAGAACAGGAGCGCGGCGGCGGCGAAGAGCAGGCTCTGTTTCATGCGCGATTCCTACAGCTTCTCGGTCAGCTCGGGCACGATCTTGAACAGGTCGCCGACCAGGCCGATGTCCGCGACCTGGAAGATGGGCGCGTCCTCGTCCTTGTTGATCGCGACGATCGTCTTGGAATCCTTCATGCCGGCGAGGTGCTGGATCGCGCCGGAAATGCCGATCGCGACATAGACTTCCGGGGCGACGATCTTGCCGGTCTGCCCGACCTGATAGTCGTTGGGCGCATAGCCCGCGTCCACGGCGGCGCGGCTGGCGCCGACCCCGGCCTTGAGCTTGTCCGCGAGCGGATCGAGCAGGGCATGGAACTGATCGGACGAACCGAAGGCGCGGCCGCCCGAGACGATGATCTTGGCGCTGGTCAGCTCCGGCCGCTCGGACTTGCTGAGTTCCGAGCCCACATAGGCGGACAGGCCCGCGTCGCCGCCGCCGGAAACGGCTTCGACCGTTCCGGAACCGCCCGTCGCCGCCGCCTTTTCGAAGGCGGTGGTGCGCACGGTGACGACCTTTTTCGCGTCCGACGACTTCACCGTCGCGATCGCGTTGCCGGCATAGATCGGCCGGGTGAAGGTGTCGGCGCTCTCGACGCTGAGGATATCACTCACCTGCATGACATCGAGCAAGGCGGCGACGCGCGGCGCGATATTCTTGCCGGTGGTCGTCGCCGGGGCGACGAAATAGTCGCCATGGTCCTTCATCAAGGCGGCGGCGACCGGCGCGACATTCTCGGCGAGATTGTGGGCATAGGCCGCATCGTCCGCGACATGGACTCGTGTGACGCCGGCGATCTTGGCGGCGGCTTCGGCGACCGCGCCGACGCCTTGCCCCGCGACCAGCGCATGGACCTCGCCCAGCTTCGCGGCGGCGGTGACGGTGGCGAGGGTGGCGTCCTTGATCCGGCCGCCTTCATGCTCGACGAGGACGATCGCGACGCTCATGCCACCACTCCCAAAGTCTTCAGCTTGCCGATCAGCTCATCCACGTCCGCGACCTTGACGCCCGCCTGGCGCTTGGCCGGCTCCTCGACCTTCAGGGTCGTCAGGCGCGGCGCCGTGTCCACGCCGTAATCGGCGGGGGTCTTCTGCGCGAGCGGCTTGGACTTGGCCTTCATGATGTTGGGCAGCGAGGCGTAGCGCGGCTCGTTGAGGCGCAGGTCGGTCGTCACCACCGCCGGCGTGTTCAGCTTCACCGTCTCCAGGCCGCCATCGACCTCGCGGGTCACGTCGACCTTGCCGCCGGCCAGCTCGACCTTGGACGCGAACGTGCCCTGCGGCCAGTTCAGCAGCGCGGCGAGCATCTGTCCGGTCTGGTTCGAATCGTCGTCGATCGCCTGCTTGCCCAGGATCACCAGGCCCGGCTGCTCCTCCTCGGTGACCTTGGCGAGCAGCTTGGCGACGGCCAGCGGCTCCATCTCGTCGTCGGTCTGGATCAGGATCGCGCGGTCCGCGCCCATCGCCAGCGCCGTGCGCAAAGTCTCCTGCGCCTTGGCCGGACCGATCGAGACGGCGACGACCTCGGTCGCCGCGCCCTTCTCCTTCAGTCGAAGCGCCTCCTCGACCGCGATCTCGTCGAACGGGTTCATGCTCATCTTGACGTTGGCGAGATCGATGCCCGTGCCGTCCGCCTTCACCCGCGGCTTCACGTTGAAATCGATCACGCGCTTCACGGCGACCAGCAGCTTCATGCTTTCCCCTCTCTACCTGTGCGGGCGCCCGGCCGCTCAGGCGACCTTGGCCACCTCCGCGACAATCTTCCTGGCGGCATCGCCCAGATCGTTGGCCGGCACGATCGCCAGCCCGGAATCGGCGAGGATCGCCTTGCCTTCCTCGACATTGGTGCCTTCGAGCCGGACGACCAAGGGCACCGACAATTGCACCTCCTTCGCCGCCGCGACGATGCCCTCGGCGATGATGTCGCAGCGCATGATACCGCCGAAGATGTTGACCAGGATGCCCTGCACGGCGGGATCGCTGAGGATGATCTTGAAGGCGGAGGTCACCTTCTCCTTCGAGGCGCCGCCGCCGACGTCGAGGAAATTGGCCGGGAAGGCGCCGTTCAGCTTGATGATGTCCATCGTCGCCATGGCGAGGCCGGCGCCGTTCACCATGCAGCCGATATTGCCGTCGAGCTTGATGTAGGCGAGGTCGTGCTTCGACGCCTCGAGCTCCATCGGGTCCTCCTCGGTCTCGTCGCGCAATGCCTCCAGGTCCTTGTGGCGGAACTCGGCGTTGGAATCGAAGCCAACCTTGGCGTCGAGGACGAGGAGCTTGCCGTCATCCGTCACAGCCAGCGGATTGATCTCGATCTGCGCGGCGTCGGTGCCGATAAAGGCGTCGTAGAGCAGGGCCGCGGTCTTCTGCGCCTGCTTGGCGAGATCGCCGGTGAGGCCCAGCGCATTCGCCACCGCACGGCCGTGATGGGGCATGAAGCCGGTCGCGGGATCGACGGTGAAGGTGTGAATCTTCTCCGGCGTGTCGTGCGCGACCTCCTCGATGTTCATGCCGCCCTCGGTCGAGACGACGAAGGCGATCCGGCCGCTGGCGCGATCGACGAGCAGGGCGAGATAGAATTCCTTCGCGATGTCCACGCCGTCGGTGATGTAGAGCCGGTTCACCTGCTTGCCGGCGGGGCCGGTCTGCACCGTCGCCAGCGTGTTGCCGAGCATCTCGGACGCGGCCGCGCGCACCTCTTCGGCCGAGCGGGCAAGGCGGACGCCGCCCTTCGCGTCGGGACCGAGTTCCTTGAACTTGCCCTTGCCGCGCCCGCCGGCATGAATCTGCGCTTTCACGACATAAAGCGGCCCGGGCAATTTGCCGGCGGCGGCCACCGCTTCATCGACGCTCATCGCGGCATGGCCCGCCGGAACGGGGACGCCGAACTTGGCCAGAAGCTCCTTGGCCTGATATTCGTGAATGTTCATCGCGCCGGTCCTAAAGCATAGACTCGCCGCGATGGGAAGCGCTGCGATGCAGCATCCTCAGTCGATGCCGCGATCCGGGTCGGCGCATGCCCGCAAAAAGGCCGCGATCCGCGCCCGGCCTCCATATTCCGCCCAGTCGGCGGGCGTGCCCTGAAACAGACTGTCCTTCAGATCTAGCCGGGCACCGCGCGAGACGAGCAGCCGAACCGTGCCCTCATGGCCGGAAATCGCTGCCTGATGCAGTGGCGTCGAATGGGCGTGCGCCCCGACCGGATTGTAGCGGTCGGGATTCTCGCCGGCATCCAGGAACAGCGCGACGACGTCCGTGCGGCCGTGATGCGCGGCGTTGGCCAAGGCGAGGTGGCGCTGCGGTGCTCCGGCGCCGGGCAGAAGACGCCGGGCATCCTCCGTCAGGCCCAGCGCGGCGGCAACCGGCAAGGTCAGCGCCGCGCCGCGACGGAGCAGCGCGTCGGCCGCCGCAAACTCTTCATGGGCGAGCGCCGGCTGCATCGCCTGGTCCGGATCGCCGCCGTGATCGCACAGCAGGTCGATCAGCGGCGATTGGGCACCCGCCTCGCGCACCACCCGGCCGGACGCGACGAGCGCGAGCGCTTCGTCGACGGCGCCCACGTCCTTGCCGCCGCCGGCATCGAGGATCAGCCGCGCGATTTCGACGATATTGGGCGGCAGGCTGTCGTTGCGAACCGGATTTTCGGCGACGAAGGCAAGCAGCGCCGGATTGCGGAAATAGTTACCGCCCTCGAAGGCGACATGGCGCGCAGCGAGGCCGGGATGCGCGGCGAGATGCGCGGCGAGGGCAGCGGCGTCCCCGTCGTCGATCAGGTCCACCGCGAGGCGGAACGCCGGATCGGCGATCTGATGATGATGGGGAACGTCCGCGCCGGGCGCGGGCGGGCCTTCGACATGCGCCTTGAGGCGCGGCCAGCTGGCGAAGCCGCGTTCGCGCGCGATCGCGAGCAGCGCATCGCTCCATGTCAGCGGCGACGCAACGATGGCCGCGTCGCTCGCGTCCGCCAGGCGCGGGTGGAATTCGCGCAGGCGCTGGCAGGCTTGCGGGTCTCCCCCGGCGCGGGCGCGCAACAGACGCTGGGCGTCGCGCTTCAGGTGGGCGAGATCGGCGCGCGGCGGCAAGGGTTTCACGGGCATGCGAACCTCCTCATGGGCCCGACGTCCGCCTGTGTTCGGGCAAGGAAAGTTCGTGGCTGACGATACGCAACGTCACGGGTGGGCCTTGCCCTTTCCGCGGACCGGACGCGCCCCGATGCGCGTGGGATCGAATTGGCATGGCGCCGCGCCGATGGCAAGCGACAGCCCGCCAGCGAAGCTCAGGCCGCCCGGCCGATCGCCTTCTGGCGCCTCCGCTGCACCGATGAGCCCAGGCCGATCGCCTCGCGATATTTGGCGACGGTGCGCCGGGCGATGTCGAAGCCCTCTTGCCTGAGCATCTCGACGAGCTGGTCGTCGGACAGGATCCGGGTCGGCTCCTCGGCGGCGATCAGCGCCTTGATCCGGCTCTTCACCGCCTCCGACGAAGCCGCGTCGCCGCCGTCGGCCGACTGGATGCCGCTCGTGAAGAAATATTTGAGCTCGTAGAGCCCGCGCTCGCAGGACAGATATTTGTTGGAGGTGACGCGGCTCACCGTCGATTCGTGCATGCCGATCGTCTCGGCCACCGCGCGCAGGGTGAGCGGCTTCAGATGCGCGACGCCATGTCGGAAGAAGCCTTCCTGCCGGGTGACGATTTCGGACGCGACCTTCATGATCGTGCGCGCGCGCTGATCCAGCGCCTTCATCAGCCAGTTGGCGCTCTGCAATTGCTCGCTGAGCCACGCCCTGGACTGCTTGTCCTGCGGCCCGCTGGACAGCTCCTGATAATAAGTGCGGTTGACCAGCAGCCTCGGCAACGTCGCGCCGTTCAGCTCCACCGCCCAGCCCGCGCCGCGCCGGGCGACGAACAGGTCCGGCACGATCGCGTCGATCCGGTCCGAAGCCATGAAGCGGCAGCCGGGTTTGGGATCGTAGGCGCGCAGCTCGCGGATCATGTCCGCCATGTCCTCGTCATCGACGCCGGTGATCCGCTTCAGCGCCGCGATATTGCCCTTGGCCAGATAATCGAGATTGGCGATCAGCCGCGCCATCGCCGGATCGTAGCGGTTCGCATCCTTCGCCTGGAGGGCGAGACATTCGGAAAGGTCGCGCGCGCCGACGCCCGCCGGATCGAAGGTCTGGAGGATGGCGAGCACCCGCTCGACCTCATGCAGCGCCACTCCGAGCCGCTGCGAGATGTCGAGCAGGTTGCCGGTGAAATAGCCGGTCTCCTCGATCTGCTCGACGATGCGCTGGGCGATGACGAGATCGGCGCCGGACAGGATTTCGCCGGCCTGGGCGAGGAGATGATCGTGCAGCGACCGGCTCTCGGCGGCGAAGCTGTCGAAGTCCGGCCCATCCTCCGGCATCCCGGCCGAACCGGAAAGACCGCTGCCGCTGCCCAGACCCAGGCCGCCGTCGAGGCCGCCCAGCGCATCGGCGGGGCCGTCCTGGTGGAAATCCTCGCTGTTGGTGTCGATGTCGAGCGCGGCATCGCCGCCGCCGGCGTCGATCTCGGGCAAAAGCTCGCCTTCGAATTCGAACTCGTCGCCTTCGTATTCGGCCTCCGGCGCGGGCTCCGCCCGGTCCGGGCCTTCGCCCTCGCCGCCGCCCACTTCGAGGAGAGGATTCTTCTCGATCTCCTCGGCGATGAAGGTTTCGATCTCGAGGTTCGACAGCGCGAGCAGGCGGATCGCCTGCTGCAGCTGCGGCGTCATCACCAGCGATTGCGACTGCCGAAGATCGAGGCGGGGCCCGAGCGCCATGGCTACAGCTCGAAGCTCTCCCCGAGATAGAGGCGCCGCACATTCTCGTCGGCGACGAGATCGGCGGGGCTGCCGGCGAAGAGCACCTGGCCGCCATAAATGATGCAGGCGCGATCGACGATCTCCAGCGTCTCGCGGACATTGTGATCGGTGATCAGCACGCCGATGCCGCGCGCCTTCAAGGCGACGATCAGGTCGCGAATGTCCTGGATCGAGATCGGATCGATGCCGGCAAAGGGCTCGTCGAGCAGCATGATCGAGGGATTGGCCGCCAACGCGCGGGCGATCTCGCAGCGCCGCCGCTCGCCGCCCGACAGCGCCATGGCCGGCGCGTCGCGCAGCCGCTCGATATGGAATTCGCCGAGCAGCTGCTCCAGCCGCGCCGTGCGCGCCGCCTTGTCCGGCTCGGCCACCTCCAGCACCGCCATGATGTTCTGGCTGACGGTGAGGCCGCGGAAGATCGAGGTTTCCTGCGGCAGATAGCCGAGCCCCAGGATCGCGCGGCGGTACATAGGCAGGCCGGTAATGTCGGCGCCGTCGAGCAGGATGCGGCCGGAATCCGGCTTCACCAGCCCCATGATCGAATAGAAGCAGGTCGTCTTGCCGGCGCCATTGGGCCCGAGCAGGCCGAGCACCTCGCCGCGATCGACGCCGAGCGAGACGTCGGTCAGCACCGCCTTCTTGTCGTAGGACTTGGCGATCGAGACGACCGAAAGCCCGCGCGCGAGCTCGCCGACGGCCGCATCGGTCTCGGTCCGCTCGATCGGCAGCGTTTCGTTCATGGATACTCCCGCCTGTGTCGGCCTCTAGTTAGGCGTTCGGGCGGAAAGCCTCAACCGGCAAGAGTCTTGCATGGCGGCGATGCGACGCGTCGGGCGGATCAATCGCCCTGCGGGCGCTGCGGCACGGTGAAGCGGCCGGTGACGCGCCCGCCGCTCGCCTCGCCCGGCGCGCCGGACGTGCCGCCGTCCATCACCGCCCGGCCGGTGCTGAGATCGAGCACGAGCCGCCCGCCGCGCACGTTGGAATCGCCCCGCGTCAGCGTCACGCCGCCGATCATCGTCACCAGCCTCCGGTCGAGATCGTAGATCGCGAACTGGCTGCGCGCCGTTTCGGACGGGCTGGTCAGGGTCACGCCGCCGCTCGCCTCCAGCCGCTTGATGTCGATGCCGCTGGTATTGGCATAAGCGACGGTGAGGCGCGGCGAGGCGAGGCGCAGGGATCCCTGCCGCACATCGACATTGCCCGAGAAGACCGCGCGGTCGGCGCGGTCGAGCACCTCGATCCGGTCGGCGGCGACATCGACCGGCGCATTGGTGTCGTGGCCCTTCAGCGCCGAGGCGCCGCTTTGGCCGACCGCCGGCTGCGCGGCGGCCAGGGCCAGGGCCAGGCTTGCGGCCATGCCGGAGGCGGCGAGCCAGCGGGTCATGCTCATCGCATCGCTCCCTGCACGATATGGAGGCGGGGCCGGCCGGTCAGCACGACCCGGCGCTCGCCGAGATCGGCCTCCAGCCGCCCGCCGGAAAAGGTGCCGAGCGGCATCCGCCCCTCGACCGCGCCGTCGCTGGCGAGCCGGCGGGTGCGCAGATCGACCGTCACGTCGCGCGTCTCCATCCGGTAGCCGTCGGCGGCGGTCAGCAGGATCGGGCCGAGGACGTCGACCTTGTCGCCGGCGACATCGTAGCGGGCCCGGTCGGCCCGCAATTCGGCCGGACCGCTTTCCAGATCCATCCGGGCCTGCATGCCGCTGATCTGGACGGGATCGGTCGCGGTTCGCTGCAGCGCATGGCGCGCGTCGATGAGGAAGGCGCGCCCCTGATCGTCGACGCCGCGATATTGCGCGGCCTGGACCTGCATCCGGTCGTCCGCCTGGTCGACCTTGTTCTTGTCGAGCAGGAAGCTGACCTCCTGCTTGTCCTCGAACGGCGCGAAGGCGAGGAAGGCGAGCACGACGCCGATCAGCGCCGG
Encoded proteins:
- a CDS encoding ankyrin repeat domain-containing protein, with the translated sequence MPVKPLPPRADLAHLKRDAQRLLRARAGGDPQACQRLREFHPRLADASDAAIVASPLTWSDALLAIARERGFASWPRLKAHVEGPPAPGADVPHHHQIADPAFRLAVDLIDDGDAAALAAHLAAHPGLAARHVAFEGGNYFRNPALLAFVAENPVRNDSLPPNIVEIARLILDAGGGKDVGAVDEALALVASGRVVREAGAQSPLIDLLCDHGGDPDQAMQPALAHEEFAAADALLRRGAALTLPVAAALGLTEDARRLLPGAGAPQRHLALANAAHHGRTDVVALFLDAGENPDRYNPVGAHAHSTPLHQAAISGHEGTVRLLVSRGARLDLKDSLFQGTPADWAEYGGRARIAAFLRACADPDRGID
- a CDS encoding electron transfer flavoprotein subunit beta/FixA family protein, whose translation is MKLLVAVKRVIDFNVKPRVKADGTGIDLANVKMSMNPFDEIAVEEALRLKEKGAATEVVAVSIGPAKAQETLRTALAMGADRAILIQTDDEMEPLAVAKLLAKVTEEEQPGLVILGKQAIDDDSNQTGQMLAALLNWPQGTFASKVELAGGKVDVTREVDGGLETVKLNTPAVVTTDLRLNEPRYASLPNIMKAKSKPLAQKTPADYGVDTAPRLTTLKVEEPAKRQAGVKVADVDELIGKLKTLGVVA
- a CDS encoding histone deacetylase family protein codes for the protein MRCFYDARQLAHAPTQELHNGAFVPYAESPARASAILAALASVEPAVDHGEAPLRAVHDPAYLAFLRSAHDEWRAAGRPGDAGAYAWPVVRRRPLDLTRIDARLGAFSFDASSPIAEGTWEGAYWSAQTALTGLDAVLAGERAAFALCRPPGHHCGADYLGGYCYLNNAAIAAQAATAAGRCVAILDVDYHHGNGTQDIFYDRGDVLFVSIHADPRTDYPYYWGHADEAGAGAGAGATLNLPLPRGADLAAYRPALGAALERIARFGPDLLICSYGADTFAGDPISHFRLKTEDYAVIGQQIADMNADCLVLMEGGYAIDAIGSNVASFLGGF
- the sucC gene encoding ADP-forming succinate--CoA ligase subunit beta, with amino-acid sequence MNIHEYQAKELLAKFGVPVPAGHAAMSVDEAVAAAGKLPGPLYVVKAQIHAGGRGKGKFKELGPDAKGGVRLARSAEEVRAAASEMLGNTLATVQTGPAGKQVNRLYITDGVDIAKEFYLALLVDRASGRIAFVVSTEGGMNIEEVAHDTPEKIHTFTVDPATGFMPHHGRAVANALGLTGDLAKQAQKTAALLYDAFIGTDAAQIEINPLAVTDDGKLLVLDAKVGFDSNAEFRHKDLEALRDETEEDPMELEASKHDLAYIKLDGNIGCMVNGAGLAMATMDIIKLNGAFPANFLDVGGGASKEKVTSAFKIILSDPAVQGILVNIFGGIMRCDIIAEGIVAAAKEVQLSVPLVVRLEGTNVEEGKAILADSGLAIVPANDLGDAARKIVAEVAKVA
- a CDS encoding DUF389 domain-containing protein codes for the protein MAVEAHGILSNRLWAWWRRTVIAEVDHEDVVRRVAEESGWSARYCFMILISAAMSILGLLLPSSAVLIGAMLISPLMMPIVGLGFGLATFDFIEVRRAAFALALGSVIAILFSAIFVMMSPLQTVTAEIAMRTRPNLFDLLVAILSALAGAYGLIRGMGSTVVGVAIAIALMPPLAVVGFGMATWNWTAAGGAALLFFTNLIAMAATIALFVRLYGFGAHLSPKQTQLQGFVLTAVMIALAVPLGVALHKIAWETVASRQIRDAVLTPFPNGSRISQIDIDYTGTPVIVRAVVLTPALSEQASAQAARAAQRLTGRPIDLRVDQVLVGNRPGAGESAQLARAQAGEDRRRLGADLRDRIALLAGVAPESIVMDETGKRAAVTMAALPGASIETYHALVERATRGLEGWSLAFTPPPAALPQIAIADEAPDEAGARALTAAIWAARRLRLPVGVSGGNAEARETVIAAFAEVGVTARDEGAALGDAIRLQWLAPDAPGA
- the rpoN gene encoding RNA polymerase factor sigma-54, yielding MALGPRLDLRQSQSLVMTPQLQQAIRLLALSNLEIETFIAEEIEKNPLLEVGGGEGEGPDRAEPAPEAEYEGDEFEFEGELLPEIDAGGGDAALDIDTNSEDFHQDGPADALGGLDGGLGLGSGSGLSGSAGMPEDGPDFDSFAAESRSLHDHLLAQAGEILSGADLVIAQRIVEQIEETGYFTGNLLDISQRLGVALHEVERVLAILQTFDPAGVGARDLSECLALQAKDANRYDPAMARLIANLDYLAKGNIAALKRITGVDDEDMADMIRELRAYDPKPGCRFMASDRIDAIVPDLFVARRGAGWAVELNGATLPRLLVNRTYYQELSSGPQDKQSRAWLSEQLQSANWLMKALDQRARTIMKVASEIVTRQEGFFRHGVAHLKPLTLRAVAETIGMHESTVSRVTSNKYLSCERGLYELKYFFTSGIQSADGGDAASSEAVKSRIKALIAAEEPTRILSDDQLVEMLRQEGFDIARRTVAKYREAIGLGSSVQRRRQKAIGRAA
- a CDS encoding electron transfer flavoprotein subunit alpha/FixB family protein, translating into MSVAIVLVEHEGGRIKDATLATVTAAAKLGEVHALVAGQGVGAVAEAAAKIAGVTRVHVADDAAYAHNLAENVAPVAAALMKDHGDYFVAPATTTGKNIAPRVAALLDVMQVSDILSVESADTFTRPIYAGNAIATVKSSDAKKVVTVRTTAFEKAAATGGSGTVEAVSGGGDAGLSAYVGSELSKSERPELTSAKIIVSGGRAFGSSDQFHALLDPLADKLKAGVGASRAAVDAGYAPNDYQVGQTGKIVAPEVYVAIGISGAIQHLAGMKDSKTIVAINKDEDAPIFQVADIGLVGDLFKIVPELTEKL
- a CDS encoding glycosyl transferase family protein is translated as MLEGFIAAGEIVMRESALFAAVGFLLLGLGDIAIDLIWIGRTLRRRLLGRDWPRTCAESLAPPAASGRIAVFVPAWDEGGVIANMLAHARTAFGGGDWRLYVGCYPNDPATIAAVRPFVGDRIHLVVNPAPGPTSKADCLNRLWDAMRADEAAEGRRCKAVVLHDAEDVVHSAELKLFDALIERFDLVQLPVVPLIDPKSRWIGGHYADEFAESHGKELVVREALGAAIPSAGVGCAIARAALDRLAAAHGVPFDPASLTEDYELGLKLRIMGGRAAFVRLPAGRGRPVVSTRGYFPSTLDAAVAQKSRWMMGIALAGWDRLGWRGGLAERWMRLRDRRAVLAALILFAAYATLVLWGALYALELFAGRAMQPIPVFLTLLLTINLGLLVWRLAMRFGFVARTYGLREGLRALPRVVIANIIAMLAARRAVMRYLTGRRTGATAWGKTAHAFPARLPAE